From a single Ascaphus truei isolate aAscTru1 chromosome 2, aAscTru1.hap1, whole genome shotgun sequence genomic region:
- the LOC142487989 gene encoding uncharacterized protein LOC142487989 isoform X2, translated as MDPTFNPSRNVGSGQSDGNENTTTIQIPALGRPFSLGMLYDCRKDELIPGITLWDREALGRNVTSTPQEKTSFKLIASDTLSDKSSALNITASVKASFLSGLIQVGGSATYMNDTKTSKNQARVSLHYSRTTKFEQLSMNHLGIQNVTYHDVFDKGTATHVVTGISYGAHAFFIFDRYVSTSENTQDIQGNLKVMITKIPLVPIEGEGALKMNDKEKKDVSKFSCTFHGDFALERNPVTYEDAIKIYANLPKLIGENGEKAVPVKVWLYPLNNLDSKAAQMVREISGHLVLGAEKVIQEMTDINMQCNDMMKHPAALKFPDIMSKVIQFREQCEQFKLTFQKQLARTLPSVRGGGLEEAALADILIRREQSPFGMRHMKEFLSRTQGEMDFVSNHLKVLPSITVLPSESEINQVVLDPMIECVVCYNFTSLQEEEPYLSEISHWLQTQKQKAAAGDAYENKKITPWFKDKDVSQKARKYVKAFQQFAQANESNKETQFIISSAPDQSNPGVSFYLYAEGDLVSTKFEPPAKPNLPVICSKTHNSMELILRPADCGKEFIDRYSIEYRYADVENWTTFTSQDNDQKITITQLTPNSEYQFRYSAVCKPGVGVASDVTNAERTLPTSPPTAPQITAEPFALILHWKKPSVIGDGVTITEYKVEYKEIGCETQVWIEQRTGDKLEHCIIEAQRPLTRYIIRVSAVCGDAGISAPSEEALVSTPTKEAYDFKYWLLKESSLLTEGTPSVYQLKTGVCESGYRKYNLGKENLQKMNKVILLIGATGAGKTTLINGMANYILGVERKDDFRFKLVHEVTNQSEAHSQTSVVTAYKMNHDSGYQIPYSLTLIDTPGFGDTRGIAQDKKVTEAIHTFFTSDRGIDQIDAVCFVVQASLARLTYTQKYIFHSVVSIFGNDIKDNILFLINFCDEERPPILEAIKTADIPCPLDSNGDPIHFKFNNSALFANNQEINMSFNEMFWDMGSNSMKTFFRSLSTIETKSLRLSKEVLKERKRLEITLQALQPQIQAEILKLVEIRKTQSALQQHNNHMAANKDFEYETEVIVPVMKKSLKRLHEIALRSNPLSATEYMDLMIQAEEQEAKPGYQERIKFLRDVREQAELIEKIEKKEMLLPEQENLQIKSCLVI; from the exons GCATCACCTTATGGGATCGCGAGGCATTGGGACGGAATGTGACATCAACACCTCAAGAGAAAACATCTTTTAAACTGATAGCATCAGATACTCTTTCAGATAAATCCTCTGCTCTGAACATCACAGCATCTGTAAAAGCCAGTTTCCTCAGTGGCCTGATACAGGTGGGTGGATCTGCTACTTACATGAATGATACCAAGACATCTAAAAACCAAGCAAGAGTCTCACTACATTACTCCAGGACCACAAAGTTTGAACAGCTGAGTATGAACCATTTAGGTATCCAGAATGTGACTTATCATGATGTGTTTGACAAAGGGACAGCCACTCACGTGGTCACAGGGATTTCATACGGTGCACATGCTTTCTTTATATTTGATCGTTATGTGTCCACATCAGAAAACACTCAGGATATACAAGGAAATCTCAAGGTCATGATTACAAAAATACCCCTAGTTCCAATTGAAGGAgagggagctctgaaaatgaatgataaagaaaagaaagatgttAGCAAATTTAGCTGTACGTTTCATGGGGACTTTGCTCTGGAAAGAAACCCGGTCACTTACGAAGATGCCATTAAAATCTACGCCAATCTTCCCAAACTTATAGGAGAGAATGGGGAAAAGGCTGTGCCTGTGAAAGTCTGGCTGTATCCTctgaataacctggacagtaaaGCTGCTCAGATGGTTAGAGAGATTAGTGGGCATCTTGTTTTAGGGGCTGAGAAGGTGATACAGGAAATGACAGATATAAACATGCAGTGTAATGATATGATGAAGCATCCTGCTGCATTGAAATTTCCTGACATCATGAGTAAAGTTATTCAGTTTAGAGAACAGTGTGAGCAATTTAAACTCACATTTCAGAAGCAGCTTGCACGAACCTTGCCCTCTGTACGGGGCGGGGGGTTAGAGGAAGCTGCACTTGCCGACATTTTAATTAGAAGAGAACAATCCCCATTTGGGATGCGCCACATGAAAGAGTTTTTGAGCAGAACACAGGGGGAGATGGACTTTGTGAGTAACCATCTGAAAGTACTACCAAGCATTACAGTTTTACCATCTGAGAGTGAAATAAATCAAGTAGTACTTGATCCGATGATTGAATGTGTAGTGTGTTATAATTTCACTTCGTTACAGGAAGAGGAGCCATATCTTTCAGAAATCAGTCACTGGCTCCAAACTcaaaaacaaaaagcagcagcaggtgatgcCTACGAGAATAAGAAAATCACACCATGGTTCAAGGACAAAGATGTCTCTCAAAAGGCAAGGAAATATGTTAAAGCGTTTCAACAATTTGCTCAGGCCAATGAATCCAATAAAGAGACTCAATTCATTATCTCATCTGCCCCCGACCAAAGCAATCCTGGAGTTTCCTTTTATCTGTATGCAGAGGGAGATTTGGTGTCTACGAAGTTTGAGCCTCCAGCTAAACCTAATCTCCCAGTTATCTGCAGTAAGACCCACAACAGTATGGAGCTCATCCTCAGACCTGCAGATTGTGGCAAGGAGTTTATAGACAGATACAGCATAGAGTATAGATATGCTGACGTGGAGAACTGGACCACTTTCACATCACAGGATAATGATCAGAAGATCACAATTACACAACTAACACCTAACTCCGAGTACCAGTTCAGATACTCAGCAGTGTGTAAGCCAGGGGTCGGTGTGGCCAGTGATGTAACAAATGCAGAGAGAACCCTTCCCACCAGCCCACCTACAGCACCGCAAATCACTGCTGAACCATTCGCCCTAATTTTACATTGGAAGAAGCCCTCTGTAATTGGTGATGGAGTCACAATAACAGAGTATAAAGTTGAATATAAGGAGATTGGGTGTGAAACGCAGGTCTGGATTGAACAAAGAACAGGAGATAAATTAGAGCATTGTATTATTGAGGCACAGAGGCCATTAACAAGATACATAATCCGTGTGTCAGCCGTTTGTGGAGATGCGGGGATCAGTGCTCCAAGTGAGGAGGCTCTGGTTTCAACACCAACAAAAGAAGCCTATGATTTTAAATATTGGCTCCTCAAGGAAAGTAGTTTGCTTACAGAAGGAACACCTTCCGTATATCAGCTAAAAACTGGTGTTTGCGAGTCTGGATATCGTAAGTACAACTTAGGAAAAGAAAACCTTCAGAAAATGAATAAAGTAATTCTATTAATAGGAGCCACAGGCGCAGGCAAAACAACACTGATCAATGGAATGGCCAACTACATCTTGGGTGTGGAAAGGAAAGACGACTTTCGGTTCAAACTTGTACACGAGGTTACAAATCAGTCTGAAGCTCACAGCCAAACTTCTGTAGTTACAGCCTACAAGATGAATCATGACAGTGGGTACCAAATTCCCTATTCCCTCACCTTGATAGACACACCAGGATTTGGAGACACCCGTGGGATAGCACAGGACAAAAAGGTCACTGAGGCCATCCATACATTTTTTACAAGTGACCGTGGCATTGATCAGATCGATGCCGTGTGCTTTGTAGTTCAGGCTTCTTTAGCTCGGTTGACATACACCCAGAAATATATTTTTCATTCAGTTGTTTCTATTTTTGGAAACGATATCAAAGACAACATACTGTTTCTTATCAACTTCTGTGATGAGGAGAGACCTCCAATACTAGAGGCTATAAAAACTGCCGATATTCCCTGCCCTCTGGACAGTAACGGTGACCCCATTCACTTCAAGTTCAATAACTCTGCTCTTTTTGCCAACAATCAGGAAATTAATATGAGTTTTAATGAAATGTTCTGGGACATGGGATCAAACAGCATGAAAACGTTTTTCAGATCACTGAGCACAATAGAAACCAAAAGTCTGAGACTGAGCAAGGAAGTCCTCAAGGAACGAAAACGGCTTGAGATTACTCTGCAGGCTTTACAGCCCCAGATCCAGGCTGAGATCCTGAAATTAGTGGAAATAAGGAAAACACAGAGCGCTCTGCAGCAGCACAATAATCATATGGCAGCCAATAAAGACTTTGAGTATGAGACAGAGGTAATTGTTCCAGTAATGAAAAAG AGTTTGAAGCGTCTCCATGAAATCGCTCTGAGGTCCAACCCACTGTCAGCCACAGAATACATGGACCTGATGATACAGGCTGAGGAACAGGAAGCCAAACCGGGATATCAGGAGAGGATCAAGTTTCTGAGGGATGTGAGAGAGCAGGCGGAATTAATAGAGAAAATTGAGAAGAAAGAAATGTTGCTACCCGAACAGGAAAACCTCCAAATAAAATCCTGTCTAGTGATTTAA